Within Sphingobium sp. EP60837, the genomic segment AGAACCAACGACTAATGTCTTCAAAGAGTTTCATTAACCGATTGTAATGTCAGGCTTCTAGGTACCGATAAAGCGCGTGGTGAGCGTTGCACATTTCCATTTCTAACGCGGAGCGTGGATACATTTTAGAACGTACTGCAGCCCCTAATGATCACGGCTACACTGACCGCCCACTCAGCTGAGCGCTTACGATAACTGCCGGGCGCAAGCTCAACAGCCCATCTCACTGGAGTTACACGATGATAGGCTTATGCTGGCAACCCCTCCCGCGGAATGAGCGGGCCGCTATAATCGCGCGGCCCGAACCCATTAATCAATACTGTGCTTCAAAGCACTCGCGCGATCATGCCCAGCTTTCACCGACTGATACGCCTTTTCGACAGCGTCGCGAGCGGAAGGGTCAAGATCAGCGTCTCGAAGTGCAGTTTCATACTTGGCCTTGATATAGTCCTCACCGCGCTCGACTTCCTGAATGACTGCCTTGTCGTCGCTTCCGGTAAAGGCCTTCTTCAAATCCATGAATGTGCGATGAGCGGCGGCCAAGAAGCTGCTGTCGTCCTCGGGATTGCCACCTAACCGTCGGACTTCCGATTGGAGGGCGCTCGCAACTTCGCTGCGTTCACGAGCGAACTGCGAAAACAGCGCGGAAAACTGCGTGTTCTCTGCGTCTTCGGCAGCGTCCTTAAACCCCTTCATGCTATCCAGCGTGGTCTTGACGAGGCTGTTCAGGGTACTGATCGTGCTTTCAGTTCTCATGGTCTGCTCCTGCCAGTGGAGCCAACCTAACGACCCGTCTGACAGAAAGGTCCACAGAGATCATTGTTCGGATTGCGCGGGACTGAGCCCTAGAGACATGGGGTTCAGAAGGGAGCTGGCCTCTAACTATCGAGATCGAGCGATATTAGAAACGCGGTTACGCTCGATCGCATCCGCATGGCAGATCCGCGCGCCCGAGCATTCTATGGGCAAATATGATGATCTGGAGGTGGCGCTGATTTCGAGCCGGCGCCGGGGCTTGCCGATGGCGCGATCTTTACGCGGACCTGGCAGGCCTCATCGTTGCGGTCGACGAAGCGGCGAGGAACGAAAGAGCGCCGTCATTCTGGCGATCGATGAACGGCAATATGCGTCGGAGGAGCAACTGGCGGCCCTCATCAGCGCGCTGCACAGGGCCAATCAAAAGCAGCTTCCAATGACAAGTGCCGCGGCCTGATCGACCGCGGCAGCCGTGCATTCAGAAGCGGATGCGCAATCCGGCCCGCCCGCCAGCACCTTCAAGGCTGTTGGAGCCGCTGCCGTTGCTGAAAGTGCGCGCATAATTGGCCTCTAGGAAGCCAGAAATGCCGCTCGTCTGGCCAATGGTGACGCCCAGGACAGCTTCACCATAATCCCTCATGCGGTCATTGGTGAACGCCACCGTCTGCACGCCGTTGCTGAAGCTCACTTCGTCCCGTCCCTTGAATTCGTGGACATAGTTAGCCCCTATATAGGGTGCCAGAACGGCCGTGTCCCCAATGTGGACCTGTCCGCCGACACGCCCACCCACGCGGCCTCGAAGGCCATCATCCTCGTTGAAGTCCGCAGTAGTGCCAAGGACCGAGAAGCTGTCGAGATTCGACCGCGTGTAGGACAGGCTTGCGGCAGGCTCGATAAAGAAGGAGTCGCTGCCGAACCGCAGGCCGACTTCCCCGCGGACGCCATAGACGGAGCCATTGAACTTCTGCCTGAAGCCGCCGGTCGGGCTGCTGGCATTGGCCCAATAGTGATCATATTTGCCCAGGACGTTCGCAAAGATATTGCCCGAGGTGAAGCTGCCATAGACGCCGGCATTGACCGCGTTGAAGTTGATCCTGTCTGGCGAACCGGCAAAGTTCTGCGAGGAATTGATGTAACCGCCCGTCACACCCAGGGCAAAGCCGCCCTTTTCACCAACGCCACCGCCGAAGTCGAAGCCGGCCTGTCCGCCGTAATAATCCTGCTTATAGCCGGTGTTGATGACCCGGCTCTGACCAAAGCTGGACACTGTCCGGCGGCCGCTACGATCTTCGACCGAACCGTGCATCTGGAGCCAGAACTTGCCGGAGGTCGCGGCATCGCCATGGGCCCATAGTGAATCCCGGCGCGACCGCAGTTGCGCTGTGACCACGTCCGCGGACTTCATCCACAGGCTGCGGGCGCCATCCACATAATTGAGCGTGCGGAAGGCTGCGTCGCTTGGTCCACCCGTGACACTGTAAGACAGGGTCGCCGGGTCATAGGCGACTTCATATCGAACGAGGCCAGCATTCTGGAAGCCCCCGTTGAACTGAAAAGCCGATGCGGCGGATGGAGCACCAGCCTGAACGATGACGGCGCCCGACGTAAAGATGGGTGCGGTCAGGGAGGGCGCGTTAAGCAGAACCGTGGTAGTCCCCGTAGCAGCGCCACCCAGGATCAGACGATCGCTGCCGCCAGCACTTACATCGACACCCAACTGGCTTGCACCCGTCCCCGAGAAGGTGCCCGGAAGCGTGAGGCTGTCGCCCACTACGCCGTTGCGCAAATCGACCAGGCCTGCGTTGGAAAAGCTCTCCAGACCCGCGAATGTCGGTGCACCCGCCACCGTTGCGCCCGTGCCAAGGCTGACCAAGCCAGTGTTCACGAAGGCGTCAGTGCCCGCCCCAAAATCGGGGTTGGGGCCAACGACGAACGCGCCGCTATTATTCACCGTGTCGTTGCCCGCAGTCAAAACAATGTCGCTGGACAAGGAGCCGCTGTTGTTGATCGTTGCCGGCCCGCCGAGCGCCTGGACCGCCAAACCGTTGGGATTGGAACCGATCGTGCCGGAATTGGACAGGGTGCTACCATTGACCGACGTTAGCGTGATGAGGTTGCCGTCAGCCGCCGACAGGCGACCATTCGGGCCCACAGTGACCGTCGCCCGATTTCCGCCCGTGACCGCCACGGCGTCAGCGCCGAGGCCGGAAGCCGAAACCAGGCCATTCACCGTGGCGCTGGCGTTGTTGCTGGCCGTCACCGCAACCGCGCGCGAAGTATCGCCGCTGGCCGCGACATTATTTACGACTGCACTGGCATCGCCCGCCGTCCCCGTGACGGAGATGGCATCGGCGACTCCGCCCAAGGATGCACGACCTGCCGTCGTCACCGTGCCGGTGGAAATCACCGTCGCGTTGGCGCCCTGCGCTAGAATGGCGCTGCGGCTCGTCGCCGTGTCCGCGGGCAGCGCAGCGACGGTGCTGACATTGTTTGCGGTGACGAATGCGTCGCCCGTGCCCGACACTGCCGAAATGCCTGCTCCGCCGCGACCGGTGGAGGTGACGTTGCCGGTCGTTATCACGCTGGCAGTACCGGTGTCCGAAAGTGCGGAGACCGCTGTCGAACCCGCACCGGTCGTGGAGACGGACGCCAACCCAACTTCTGCCGAACCGCCCAGGCTGGAAACCGTCACGCCATTGGAAAGCGCGCCACTGGTCGCGACGGATGCGCCGCTCCCGTCGATTGCCAGATCACCCGCGCCCACAATCTGAATGCCAGGTGTTGCGGCTGTGGCTGTCTGGATGGAAGCGCCCGCGGGCAGGACAACCGTCAAGCCGGCCGTGGGAAGATAGGTGATGCCGGCGGGATAGGGGTTGCCGGACGCAGGACAGGAAACCAGACCGCCTGCCGCAGGCAGCGCGCCGCATTCATTCTGCGCCACCGCAGCGCTAGGCAGGGCCAGCATCAAAATTCCCAGCGAACCTGCAAGGCCGGTGGCACCCAAAAGTGCGCGCGAAGACATAGCATTCCGACGAGCGGAATGCCCAAAATTTTTCGAATTCATCTGTTAATCCCTTTTTCTCTCCCTGACAGGGAGGCTGTGTCGGAAACGACGATGATAATTGAAAGTTCCCACCTGTCTTCAATAAGATATTTCTTGTGGATTTGATGTTTAATTGTTCCTTGTTTCAGATTTTCATTGGCCCGTCACCTAAACGGACTCCGGCATCGCCCGTTAACATTGATACGGATCAAGAATGGGCCAGATCAGATAGCTGGAGCTAATCGCAAAGTTGTGCGGCGAGGGCGTTGAAAGACGCTGGCAACAGATATGATAACGTTTCTGCAATCATCTATGTAATCAGGTGCGAACGGCCTACTCTGTCTCATCGGCGATCTGGAGCCGCCGCCGATTGGAGTGACGCCATGCTCATTCCGCACTTGGGATGGAAATATCGGCAGCTGAGCGACGATGGGTCGGCACGGAACCGAGCAAAGGGTAATCTGGACGCTCGCGGGAACTAATGAACAGCCGACCGCTTGGTCCGCGTAAACCAGCGGAGCGGATACGGAATGGGTACTGGGCCATTAAGTCCGAACATCGAACACGGCGCACGGCATGGTTCACTGCCAGCCTATGTCGGCAATGGTCTGGTCGGCCTGAGGGTGCGTGAAGTGCCGCTTCTTTCC encodes:
- a CDS encoding ferritin-like domain-containing protein translates to MRTESTISTLNSLVKTTLDSMKGFKDAAEDAENTQFSALFSQFARERSEVASALQSEVRRLGGNPEDDSSFLAAAHRTFMDLKKAFTGSDDKAVIQEVERGEDYIKAKYETALRDADLDPSARDAVEKAYQSVKAGHDRASALKHSID
- a CDS encoding autotransporter domain-containing protein — its product is MLALPSAAVAQNECGALPAAGGLVSCPASGNPYPAGITYLPTAGLTVVLPAGASIQTATAATPGIQIVGAGDLAIDGSGASVATSGALSNGVTVSSLGGSAEVGLASVSTTGAGSTAVSALSDTGTASVITTGNVTSTGRGGAGISAVSGTGDAFVTANNVSTVAALPADTATSRSAILAQGANATVISTGTVTTAGRASLGGVADAISVTGTAGDASAVVNNVAASGDTSRAVAVTASNNASATVNGLVSASGLGADAVAVTGGNRATVTVGPNGRLSAADGNLITLTSVNGSTLSNSGTIGSNPNGLAVQALGGPATINNSGSLSSDIVLTAGNDTVNNSGAFVVGPNPDFGAGTDAFVNTGLVSLGTGATVAGAPTFAGLESFSNAGLVDLRNGVVGDSLTLPGTFSGTGASQLGVDVSAGGSDRLILGGAATGTTTVLLNAPSLTAPIFTSGAVIVQAGAPSAASAFQFNGGFQNAGLVRYEVAYDPATLSYSVTGGPSDAAFRTLNYVDGARSLWMKSADVVTAQLRSRRDSLWAHGDAATSGKFWLQMHGSVEDRSGRRTVSSFGQSRVINTGYKQDYYGGQAGFDFGGGVGEKGGFALGVTGGYINSSQNFAGSPDRINFNAVNAGVYGSFTSGNIFANVLGKYDHYWANASSPTGGFRQKFNGSVYGVRGEVGLRFGSDSFFIEPAASLSYTRSNLDSFSVLGTTADFNEDDGLRGRVGGRVGGQVHIGDTAVLAPYIGANYVHEFKGRDEVSFSNGVQTVAFTNDRMRDYGEAVLGVTIGQTSGISGFLEANYARTFSNGSGSNSLEGAGGRAGLRIRF